The Nostoc cf. commune SO-36 genomic sequence ACAATTGGCTTTTTGGGTGGAGATAAGCGAGCATTAGGATCGGATGGTTCTAAATGCCAGCGATTGATGTAACGTACAAATGACTCATGAGCATTATTATTAGAGAAATTTTGAAAAGCAGTAATAAAATATCCCACTCTGTCATCGGCAAGTCTGGGAATATAACCATTGTTTTCTCTCAGCCGAGAAAAACTGTAGTGGACTTTTAGGGTGAGTGCCCTGCTATCGGGTACGGTTACTAAATTTGCTCCTTCTAACGATGAAAAACCGTAAATCGAATCAATTTCTACATTTTCTGGGAAGCTGTTAACATCACCAAAATATGACTTGCGTTCATCTAAGCGGTAATCAGCCTGTAAAGAGTATTTCAACAAAGAACTTAATCCGGGAAAATCCTGCATTAGCAGTTCATCCAGACTGATCAGAATATTTTTACTGTTTGGATCAATAGTGGCAATTTGGAGTGAATAAAGAACCGAATCACTAAATGAACGAGCGAGCGATCGCTGTTCTGCTTGACTTTCTGTACGGAATTTAACATTACGTACAACAAAATGCAATCTGTTATTTATTCGTCGGAAGTAGAAGAGAAAATCAGAAATAGGTAATCCACTATAAATCCCGCTTTCCCCAACGCCCGATTCTAATGTAACTATAGCTAGGTAATTTTTATTTAGCTGCTCTGGTTTAATTTCTAAGTAAATTTTCCCCAAATCTTCACTGCAATAAAGTGTGAAGAGTCCCTCTAGTTTATCTATCTTATTAAGAATGCCATTAAATCGACAAAAATCTTCCTTTTTAATCTCAGAAAAATTTTTGTCAGCACTTGCTAAGTTTTCAACTGCTGGGAGTGCATTTAATTGCTGCACATCAATATTAGAAATATTTGAAAGCTCGTTTGCTCCTGCGTAATCAGCTGATAGGAACAAGTTATACAAAAATACTATACAGATTGCTAATTTAGTTATCCAGTATTTCATCCTTGGGCTTTTCACCTGAAGCAGTTATCGTGTTAAGGAAAAATGTGGATTAATTTGTCCTCTGTAAGCCCTTCAAATATCTAGGGATTACGATATAAATCCACTCAGTCAGATAAACAATACCTCTAGTACAGCATGGTGGAAATCCAGCTACTATCTCGATTAACCAGACAAGTTGATCGAGCAATTTGTAAAAATTAGGCAAACTTCCATTACAGTGTACTAGCCTAAAAATCGCGTGACTATTTGATTGTTATAAATAACTCTTGAGAAATTACTCATTAACAATCTATGCCTTAAGATAGATAGTTTTTAGAACTAAAGATATATGTTTTTTTGCTTCTATCTGTATTAAAAACCAAATGTAGCATTAAAAATGTATTTAGTGCTACATTTGGCAGCCGAAGAAATCTCAAGCATGGTTTATAAACAAAGAGCGAGACTTCTCAAAAAACTGTTATTAATCAGTTAAACGCTTTTTTTGGACTAATTGTGGAAGTTTATGCTAATCTCAACTTTTTTCTCACATAGTCAATTGGTTCTTCCCAATGTTCTTCAAAACGGTAGCCCAACAAAAAATCAGCTTTTTTGCCTAGTTCTTGCCCTTTCGCCAAATTGACGAAAATCGCTTTGATTTGTTGGGGAGCCAAAATTGGATAGAGCAATCTCGCCAACCACAAACCGATTTGCAGTGATTTACTGTAGTTTTGTGTAGCAACAAAAGCAAGTACACCAATTTCTCCTGCGTAGGTGGTATCAAAATCAAGCAAGACATGAAAAATATCATGGGTGACTAAATATCGCAGAGCAAATAGATTACGTTTGGCAATGTCTTCTAGTTCTGGGCTGATGTTTAATGGTTTTAGTTGATTTACCTGCATATAATTGGCATATTCTCGTCCAAAAGAGCCTTGAGGATATTGGCTTAATTGGTTCAAATCAATTGCGGGATAATATCCTACTACTGGTTCTAGTTTAGAAGCGACTGTTGGAGAAACTTTAGTCCCAAACAACTCAGATTTAAGAATGGCAATATCGCCCAAATTTTCTGAGTTTTTGTAAGCCATAATTGCTTTTAGCTGTTGTAGTTTTTTGAGCATAATACTTTTACGTAATGGGCTAACAAAAATTGATCCATCGCCAGGTATAGACTTTGATACAAAGTTATCTAATATCGAATAACTATTAAGAAGACA encodes the following:
- a CDS encoding ubiquinone biosynthesis protein COQ4 translates to MLKKLQQLKAIMAYKNSENLGDIAILKSELFGTKVSPTVASKLEPVVGYYPAIDLNQLSQYPQGSFGREYANYMQVNQLKPLNISPELEDIAKRNLFALRYLVTHDIFHVLLDFDTTYAGEIGVLAFVATQNYSKSLQIGLWLARLLYPILAPQQIKAIFVNLAKGQELGKKADFLLGYRFEEHWEEPIDYVRKKLRLA